The proteins below come from a single Ochotona princeps isolate mOchPri1 chromosome 13, mOchPri1.hap1, whole genome shotgun sequence genomic window:
- the CALHM1 gene encoding calcium homeostasis modulator protein 1: protein MDKFRMIFQFLQSNQESFMNGICGIMALASAQMYSAFDFNCPCLPGYNAAYSAGILLAPPLVLFLLGLVMNNNVSMLAEEWKRPLGRRAKDPAVLRYMFCSMAQRALIAPVVWVAVTLLDGKCFLCAFCTAVPLTVLGNGSSMAPGLSAPELARLLARVPCPEIYDGDWLLAREVAVRYLRCISQALGWSFVLLTTLLAFLVRSVRPCFTQAAFLKSKYWSHYIDIERKLFDETCTEHAKAFAKVCIQQFFEAMNHDLELGHTHGVLATAPGASAAPAHPDGSEEEREKLRGITDQGTMNRLLASWHKCKPPLRLDHEESLVGNGWVGNRPRPPRREVATYFSKV, encoded by the exons ATGGACAAGTTCCGGATGATCTTCCAGTTCCTGCAGTCCAACCAGGAATCCTTCATGAACGGCATCTGTGGTATCATGGCCCTGGCGAGCGCCCAGATGTACTCAGCCTTTGACTTCAactgcccctgcctgcctggctaCAACGCGGCCTACAGTGCGGGCATCCTGCTGGCACCCCCACTCGTGCTTTTCCTGCTGGGCTTGGTCATGAATAACAACGTGTCCATGCTGGCTGAGGAGTGGAAGCGGCCGCTGGGCCGCCGCGCCAAGGACCCTGCTGTGTTGCGCTACATGTTCTGCTCCATGGCTCAGCGGGCACTCATTGCACCTGTGGTCTGGGTGGCCGTCACACTGCTTGATGGCAAGTGCTTCCTCTGCGCCTTCTGCACTGCTGTGCCCTTGACTGTGTTGGGTAATGGCAGTAGCATGGCTCCAGGCCTGTCTGCTCCTGAGCTTGCCCGCCTGCTAGCCCGGGTACCCTGCCCTGAGATCTATGATGGTGACTGGCTGCTGGCCCGCGAGGTGGCCGTGCGTTACCTGCGCTGTATCTCCCAG GCCCTGGGCTGGTCCTTTGTGCTGCTGACCACGCTGCTGGCATTCCTGGTACGCTCTGTGCGGCCTTGCTTCACCCAAGCTGCCTTCCTCAAGAGTAAGTACTGGTCCCACTACATTGACATTGAACGCAAGCTCTTTGATGAGACGTGCACGGAGCATGCCAAGGCCTTTGCCAAGGTCTGCATCCAGCAATTCTTCGAGGCCATGAACCACGACTTGGAGCTGGGTCATACACATGGGGTGCTGGCCACAGCCCCTGGTGCCTCTGCGGCCCCTGCACACCCCGATGGCtctgaggaggagagggagaagctgCGGGGCATCACGGATCAGGGCACCATGAACAGGCTGCTGGCTAGCTGGCACAAATGCAAGCcacctctgcggctggaccatgAGGAGTCACTGGTGGGCAATGGCTGGGTGGGGAACAGACCCCGGCCCCCACGCAGGGAGGTAGCCACCTACTTCAGCAAAGTGTGA
- the CALHM2 gene encoding calcium homeostasis modulator protein 2 has protein sequence MAALIAENFRFLSLFFKSKDVMIFNGLVALGTVGSQELFSVVAFHCPCSPARNYLYGLTAIGVPALALFLIGVILNNHTWNLVAECQYRRTKNCSAAPNFLLLSSILGRAAVAPVTWSVISLLRGEAYVCALSEFVDPSSLTAEETRFPPDHATEILARFPCGEGPANLSGFREEVSRRLKYESQLFGWLLIGVVAVLVFLTKCLKHYCSPLSYRQEAYWAQYRSSEDQLFQRTAEVHSRVLAANNVRRFFGFVALNKDDEELVAKFPVQGTQPRPQWNAITGVYLYRENQGLPLYSRLHKWAQGLAGNGTAPDNMEMALLAS, from the exons ATGGCAGCGCTGATTGCAGAGAACTTCCGCTTCCTGTCGCTCTTCTTCAAGAGCAAAGATGTGATGATTTTCAACGGACTGGTGGCCCTGGGCACAGTGGGCAGCCAGGAGCTATTCTCTGTGGTTGCCTTCCACTGCCCCTGCTCACCAGCCCGCAACTACCTGTATGGGCTGACAGCCATTGGTGTGCCCGCGCTGGCGCTCTTCCTCATTGGAGTCATCCTCAACAATCACACCTGGAACCTTGTCGCGGAATGCCAGTACCGGAGGACCAAGAACTGCTCGGCTGCCCCCAACTTCCTCCTGCTAAGCTCCATCCTGGGCCGTGCAGCCGTGGCCCCGGTCACCTGGTCTGTTATTTCCTTGCTGCGGGGTGAGGCCTATGTCTGTGCTCTCAGCGAATTTGTAGACCCCTCCTCACTCACAGCAGAGGAGACCAGATTCCCACCAGACCATGCCACTGAAATCCTGGCCAGGTTCCCCTGTGGAGAGGGCCCTGCCAACCTGTCAGGCTTCCGGGAGGAGGTGAGCCGCAGACTCAAGTACGAATCCCAG CTCTTTGGGTGGCTGCTCATAGGCGTGGTGGCTGTCCTGGTATTCCTGACCAAGTGCCTCAAGCACTACTGCTCACCGCTCAGCTACCGCCAGGAGGCCTACTGGGCGCAGTACCGCTCCAGCGAGGACCAGCTCTTCCAGCGCACAGCCGAGGTGCACTCACGGGTGCTTGCCGCCAACAACGTGCGCCGCTTCTTTGGCTTCGTGGCGCTCAACAAGGATGATGAGGAGCTGGTTGCCAAGTTCCCTGTGCAAGGCACCCAGCCACGGCCACAATGGAATGCCATCACTGGTGTCTACCTATACCGTGAGAACCAAGGCCTCCCACTCTACAGCCGCCTGCACAagtgggcccagggcctggcaggcaATGGCACAGCCCCTGACAACATGGAGATGGCACTGCTGGCCTCCTAA